A stretch of the Roseofilum casamattae BLCC-M143 genome encodes the following:
- a CDS encoding transposase, whose product IKVLVAEGNSSERTLASYALCELVEEQPQVLEKVQVIWADSGYSGDKFALGVWLMTQARVEVVKRKSKEFEALPKRWLVERTFGWWNRYYRLSKDYEKLPEVSEAAIYAVMTHLMLRRLAS is encoded by the coding sequence CATCAAGGTGCTTGTGGCTGAAGGTAACAGTAGCGAGCGCACTTTGGCCAGCTATGCATTATGCGAACTCGTGGAAGAGCAACCACAAGTGTTGGAAAAAGTACAAGTTATCTGGGCAGATTCGGGTTATAGTGGTGATAAATTTGCTTTGGGAGTTTGGTTAATGACTCAGGCCAGAGTAGAAGTGGTGAAGCGTAAAAGTAAAGAATTTGAGGCCTTGCCGAAGAGATGGCTCGTCGAGCGAACATTTGGCTGGTGGAATCGATATTACCGTTTGTCTAAAGATTATGAGAAGTTACCGGAAGTGAGTGAAGCAGCCATTTATGCTGTCATGACCCACCTGATGTTACGTCGTTTGGCTTCCTAA
- a CDS encoding S9 family peptidase, which yields MTQPQISPYGSWKSPITSDLIVAGTIALKGGRLDRDNLYWLEGRPSEGGRNVLVHRNSDGQTVDVTPAPYNVRTRVHEYGGASYTIADGTVYFANFKDQRLYRHQVGEEPQPLTAEGTYRYADFRVDPKRDRLIGIQEDHSSGGEPANRVVSIDLNTGNWSTLTEGHDFYASARLSPDGSQLCWISWNHPNMPWDGTELWVATIAEDGSLGEASLVAGGVTESIFQPEWSPDGTLYFVSDRSNWWNLYRYNSGAVEALCPKSAEFGLPQWVFGTSTYTFASADTIICIYSENGDDTLAQLNLQTKELTTISTPYTSLSSPQVSGNRLILSAASATQPSVLVEMDLSTQESQILHQSTQLDIDPGYLSIPEAIAFPTEDGLTAYGFYYAPQNQDYQAPAGEKPPLLVKSHGGPTAAASSSFSLKIQYWTSRGFAVLNVNYGGSTGYGRDYRQRLCDRWGIVDVDDCANGAKYLAEKGLVDSERLTISGGSAGGYTTLCALTFRDTFKAGASYYGVSDLEALATDTHKFESRYLDGLIGPYPERKDLYIERSPIHFTEKLSCPVAFFQGLEDKIVPPNQAEMMVNALREKGLPVAYVAFEGEQHGFRKAENIKRTLDGEFYFYSRVFGFKLAEEIGEIPIENLHE from the coding sequence ATGACTCAACCTCAAATTAGCCCCTACGGTTCTTGGAAATCTCCGATTACTTCAGACCTGATTGTTGCTGGAACCATTGCTCTCAAAGGCGGTCGCCTCGATCGCGATAATTTATACTGGTTAGAAGGTCGTCCCAGCGAAGGCGGACGCAATGTATTGGTACATAGAAATTCGGACGGTCAAACTGTTGACGTGACGCCTGCTCCATATAACGTACGCACTCGCGTCCACGAATATGGTGGAGCGTCTTATACGATCGCCGATGGTACGGTATACTTTGCCAACTTCAAAGACCAACGGTTGTATCGGCATCAGGTGGGAGAAGAGCCGCAACCCCTGACGGCAGAAGGAACCTATCGCTATGCCGACTTTCGAGTCGATCCTAAGCGCGATCGCCTGATTGGTATCCAAGAAGACCACAGCAGTGGTGGCGAACCAGCAAACCGCGTTGTCAGCATTGACCTCAATACTGGGAATTGGAGCACTTTGACAGAAGGTCATGATTTTTATGCCTCGGCTCGACTCAGTCCCGATGGTTCGCAACTGTGCTGGATATCCTGGAATCATCCGAATATGCCTTGGGATGGCACGGAGTTATGGGTGGCAACCATAGCGGAGGATGGTAGCTTAGGCGAAGCGAGTTTAGTGGCGGGAGGAGTAACCGAGTCGATTTTCCAACCGGAATGGTCGCCGGATGGTACGCTCTATTTTGTCAGCGATCGCAGTAATTGGTGGAATTTATATCGCTACAACTCTGGTGCGGTGGAAGCTCTTTGTCCGAAAAGCGCTGAGTTTGGCTTGCCGCAATGGGTGTTTGGCACGAGCACCTATACCTTTGCCTCGGCAGACACCATCATTTGTATCTATTCGGAAAATGGAGACGATACTCTCGCGCAACTCAACCTGCAGACGAAAGAGTTAACAACAATCTCCACGCCTTATACCAGTCTGTCGTCTCCCCAGGTGAGTGGAAACCGGCTGATTCTGTCCGCAGCTTCGGCAACCCAACCGAGCGTCTTAGTCGAAATGGACTTATCGACGCAAGAGAGCCAGATTTTGCACCAGTCTACTCAATTAGATATCGATCCGGGCTATTTGTCGATTCCCGAGGCGATCGCATTTCCGACTGAAGATGGCTTAACCGCGTATGGCTTTTACTATGCCCCACAAAACCAAGATTACCAAGCACCTGCGGGAGAAAAACCACCCCTGTTGGTGAAAAGTCATGGGGGTCCCACGGCTGCGGCTTCCAGCAGTTTTAGCTTGAAGATTCAATATTGGACGAGTCGCGGGTTTGCCGTGCTCAATGTGAACTATGGAGGCAGCACGGGATACGGACGGGACTATCGCCAGCGGTTGTGCGATCGCTGGGGTATTGTAGATGTGGATGATTGTGCCAATGGAGCGAAATATTTAGCCGAGAAAGGATTGGTGGACTCAGAGCGGCTAACCATTTCGGGAGGAAGCGCGGGAGGATATACCACTCTGTGCGCTCTGACCTTCCGCGATACGTTTAAAGCGGGAGCCAGTTATTATGGCGTCAGCGATTTAGAAGCCTTAGCCACCGATACTCATAAATTCGAGTCGCGCTATTTGGATGGGTTAATCGGCCCCTATCCCGAACGCAAAGATCTGTATATCGAGCGATCGCCCATTCATTTTACCGAAAAACTCTCGTGCCCGGTTGCTTTTTTCCAAGGATTGGAAGACAAAATCGTGCCGCCAAACCAAGCCGAAATGATGGTGAATGCTCTCAGGGAAAAGGGATTACCGGTAGCCTATGTTGCCTTTGAAGGAGAGCAACACGGGTTTCGGAAAGCGGAGAATATCAAGCGCACCTTAGATGGCGAGTTCTATTTCTACTCCCGCGTCTTTGGGTTCAAGCTTGCAGAGGAGATTGGAGAAATTCCCATTGAAAATCTCCATGAATAA
- the dnaN gene encoding DNA polymerase III subunit beta, which yields MKLVCSQSDLSTNLSLVSRAIPSRPNQPILSNVHFIADRPNQHVRLSAFDLSLGIETRFSATIEEEGDLALPAKLLNDMISRLPAGELTLETDGDETEAGALNVTITCECGRYQVRGLDSEEYPALPVIEQGETLTLPSNAVLEGLRGCLFATSLDETKQVLTGVHLTVNGDNLEFAATDGHRLSIVNTSSEGEEESEETAANLDVPFEVTVPGRTLREIERTISGQKEEGATLNLTVEEGQVVFELSACRITSRTLEGQYPAYQQLIPQSFERQISLDRRQLLDSVERIAILADRDNNIVTFAIDAENQQVILSVESADVGSATESISAQVTGEELKIAFNVKYFVEALKAIPSQELEIKLNSADKPVILSPLGEMKMTCLLMPVQIRN from the coding sequence ATGAAACTGGTCTGTTCTCAAAGTGACCTAAGTACCAATCTCTCTCTGGTCAGTCGGGCCATTCCTTCTCGTCCGAACCAACCCATTCTGAGCAATGTCCATTTTATTGCCGATCGCCCCAATCAACACGTTCGTCTCAGTGCTTTTGACCTGAGTCTTGGTATTGAAACTCGCTTCAGTGCGACCATTGAAGAAGAGGGGGACTTAGCTTTACCGGCCAAATTGCTCAACGACATGATCTCGCGACTGCCTGCTGGAGAGCTAACTTTAGAAACAGACGGAGATGAGACCGAAGCTGGCGCCTTAAATGTGACGATTACTTGCGAGTGCGGACGCTATCAAGTTCGGGGATTAGATTCGGAGGAATATCCCGCATTGCCGGTTATCGAACAAGGAGAAACCTTGACGTTGCCATCGAATGCGGTTTTGGAAGGATTGCGCGGATGTTTATTTGCCACGAGTTTAGACGAAACCAAACAGGTGCTCACTGGAGTTCACTTAACTGTCAATGGCGATAACTTGGAGTTCGCTGCCACAGACGGACACCGTTTATCAATTGTGAACACTAGCTCTGAGGGAGAAGAGGAGAGCGAGGAGACGGCAGCCAATCTAGATGTGCCTTTTGAAGTCACGGTTCCCGGCCGTACGCTGCGAGAAATCGAACGAACGATTAGCGGACAAAAGGAGGAAGGTGCAACCTTAAATCTCACTGTGGAAGAAGGGCAAGTGGTCTTTGAGTTGTCGGCTTGTCGCATTACCAGTCGTACCCTAGAAGGGCAATATCCAGCCTATCAGCAACTGATTCCGCAATCCTTCGAGCGACAGATTAGTTTAGATCGCCGTCAATTACTCGACTCGGTGGAGCGAATTGCGATTCTAGCCGATCGCGATAATAATATCGTGACGTTTGCGATCGATGCTGAAAACCAACAAGTGATTCTCTCCGTTGAATCGGCTGATGTCGGTTCGGCAACGGAATCTATTAGCGCTCAAGTCACGGGAGAAGAGTTGAAAATTGCCTTTAATGTTAAATATTTTGTCGAAGCGCTTAAGGCTATTCCTTCCCAGGAATTAGAGATTAAACTGAATAGTGCTGATAAACCAGTCATCTTATCTCCTTTGGGAGAAATGAAAATGACCTGTTTGCTCATGCCCGTACAAATCCGCAATTGA
- a CDS encoding DNA adenine methylase translates to MTQQQNTLFDINLHDSLSPVSCVSVMEDKKSECSLSKRKIGASPFVKWAGGKRSIMNSLLLRLPESFTNYYEPFVGGGALFFELAKQGKLEKKQVFLSDTNLDLVFAYNAIKKSPKALIEELKEHKRKHNTTYFYKVRKRHNLKDPIEIAARFLYMNKTCFNGLWRVNNKGEFNVPVGKYKNPDIVQEDKIAACHQVLQGVNIQYLSFHEIQPKPGDFVYFDPPYHPKDNSSFTRYSKFDFTEQDQIRLRNFTLSLHEQGVHVMLSNSETQFIKTLYDRKGFTIDIVQAPRFVNCKANGRNAVGETLITNYTNG, encoded by the coding sequence ATGACCCAGCAACAAAATACTCTTTTCGACATCAATTTGCATGATTCTCTCAGTCCAGTTTCTTGTGTATCTGTTATGGAAGATAAAAAGTCGGAATGCTCTTTATCTAAAAGAAAGATAGGAGCATCTCCCTTTGTCAAATGGGCGGGAGGAAAGCGTAGCATTATGAATTCATTGCTCTTGCGTTTGCCAGAAAGCTTTACCAATTATTACGAGCCATTTGTCGGAGGAGGTGCTTTATTTTTTGAACTAGCTAAACAAGGGAAGTTGGAGAAAAAACAGGTATTCCTCAGCGATACAAACCTCGATCTAGTGTTTGCTTATAATGCAATCAAGAAAAGTCCTAAAGCCCTAATTGAAGAGCTAAAAGAACATAAAAGAAAGCATAATACAACTTATTTCTATAAAGTTAGGAAACGACATAATTTGAAAGATCCAATAGAAATAGCTGCCAGATTTCTGTATATGAATAAGACTTGCTTTAATGGCTTATGGCGGGTTAACAATAAGGGAGAGTTTAATGTGCCTGTTGGCAAGTACAAAAATCCAGATATTGTGCAAGAGGATAAGATCGCTGCTTGCCACCAAGTGTTACAGGGAGTCAATATCCAATATTTATCCTTTCATGAGATCCAACCCAAACCCGGTGACTTTGTTTATTTCGATCCTCCATATCATCCCAAAGATAACTCATCGTTTACCAGATATTCCAAGTTTGACTTTACCGAGCAAGACCAAATACGCTTGCGCAATTTTACTTTAAGCTTGCACGAACAGGGGGTACATGTGATGTTGTCCAACAGCGAGACACAATTCATTAAGACATTGTACGATCGCAAAGGGTTTACGATAGATATCGTGCAAGCACCGCGTTTTGTGAACTGCAAGGCCAATGGACGTAATGCTGTCGGTGAAACCCTGATAACTAACTACACCAATGGCTAG
- a CDS encoding PD-(D/E)XK nuclease superfamily protein has protein sequence MARKTERATANQRGKNLEHFIQSRLEERNYQFVDKIRFLPAMYLEQPIYSKQVYIGKSIYETPRYCDFILYHPQKWPDALVIEAQWQHASGSMDEKYPYTILNIKKLNYQTIFLLDGDGYKKGAKDWIISQIDSKLLQVFNMMQFQAWVNRGNI, from the coding sequence ATGGCTAGAAAAACAGAGAGAGCTACGGCAAATCAGAGAGGCAAAAACCTCGAACATTTTATCCAAAGTCGGCTGGAGGAGAGAAATTATCAATTTGTGGACAAAATTCGTTTTTTGCCAGCCATGTACCTCGAGCAACCTATCTATTCTAAGCAGGTTTATATCGGTAAAAGTATTTACGAAACCCCTAGATACTGTGATTTTATTCTTTATCACCCACAGAAGTGGCCCGATGCTTTAGTGATTGAAGCTCAATGGCAGCACGCTAGCGGTTCTATGGATGAAAAATATCCTTATACTATCTTAAATATAAAAAAATTGAATTATCAGACAATTTTTTTACTGGATGGTGATGGCTACAAGAAAGGAGCGAAAGATTGGATTATAAGTCAGATTGATAGTAAATTATTACAGGTGTTTAATATGATGCAATTTCAAGCCTGGGTTAATCGGGGAAACATATGA
- a CDS encoding SH3 domain-containing protein yields the protein MNVKWLILGASAFSLAIFAPPVRAQYPDGAEKTFCVAELRSQDRQARINLRSGPGTNHTNVGYGVPGDLVHILGSRPPEPDASKDSQGFLWYRVGFPHSGAVGWMRSDLLARYCLYDNGD from the coding sequence ATGAATGTTAAGTGGCTGATTCTCGGAGCGTCTGCTTTTAGTTTAGCGATCTTTGCTCCTCCCGTCCGCGCTCAATATCCAGATGGAGCCGAGAAAACCTTTTGTGTGGCTGAATTGCGATCGCAAGATCGTCAGGCTCGTATTAATCTCAGATCGGGTCCGGGAACGAATCACACGAATGTGGGCTATGGCGTGCCGGGAGATTTGGTTCATATTCTAGGAAGCCGGCCGCCAGAACCGGATGCTTCTAAAGATAGCCAAGGTTTTCTTTGGTATCGGGTTGGGTTTCCTCATTCTGGAGCAGTGGGTTGGATGCGATCGGACTTACTCGCGCGCTACTGTCTCTATGATAACGGCGACTAA
- a CDS encoding ThiF family adenylyltransferase produces the protein MSMFFHEELHRSPAVMATLKAASISICGAGALGGNLTENLARTGIGQIKVIDRDRIEERNLSTQPYYKSDVGAYKAKILANSLYRALGVAIEARCQELTEDSVHKLLKGSPLAIDTFDNSTSRQLVTDYCRDRKIPCLHIGLASDYAEIIWNEHYRVPSPNNDDICDYPLARNLVLLTVAVSSEVILTFLTEKKQPNYTITFADFSINPC, from the coding sequence ATGTCAATGTTTTTTCATGAAGAACTACATCGATCGCCTGCGGTAATGGCAACCTTGAAGGCGGCTTCAATTTCTATTTGCGGTGCGGGTGCTCTAGGAGGAAATCTGACGGAAAACCTGGCGAGAACAGGAATTGGTCAAATCAAGGTTATCGATCGCGATCGGATTGAGGAGCGCAATTTATCGACGCAACCTTACTATAAGTCCGACGTTGGAGCATACAAGGCAAAAATTTTAGCTAATAGTCTCTATCGCGCTCTCGGTGTAGCGATCGAGGCTCGGTGTCAGGAGCTAACGGAGGACAGCGTACACAAACTGCTGAAAGGATCTCCGTTGGCGATCGATACCTTTGATAATAGTACGAGTCGCCAACTGGTGACCGATTATTGTCGCGATCGCAAAATTCCTTGTTTGCATATCGGTCTCGCCTCGGACTATGCTGAAATTATCTGGAACGAGCATTATCGCGTTCCATCTCCCAACAATGATGATATTTGCGATTATCCTCTCGCTCGCAATTTAGTCTTGCTAACTGTGGCGGTTTCTTCCGAAGTTATTCTGACGTTTCTTACCGAAAAAAAACAGCCGAACTATACCATCACCTTTGCCGATTTTTCCATTAATCCCTGTTAG
- the amt gene encoding ammonium transporter, with protein sequence MNVTDTLWILVCSGLVFLMQPGFMCLESGLTRSKNSINVAVKNIADFGISVTLFWAVGYALMFGESLAGWVGISNFFISIDSASVATFFLFQTMFCSTSTTIVSGAVAERMKFISYLVVSSLVSGLIYPVFGGWAWSGINGAQALGWLGRLGFIDFAGSTVVHSVGAWVSLAVLLIVGPRAGRFRYSGGPRKIHGSNMQLAVLGTMLLWFGWLGFNGGSNLALDDKVPEIMVNTIMAGASGMITGAAISWHRRKIPQVEALMNGSLAGLVAITASCYAVTTAEAVIIGVIGAGVMMLVAQLLEDWKIDDAVDAIAVHGGAGIWGTLAVAWFGDPEILGTGLEFREQLGVQVLGIIVAGAWAFSMTYVLLWFINRTISLRVSLAEEKVGLNISEHEAKTEIHDLFQVMNEQAKNQDLSLRVPVEPFTEVGQIAHRYNQVMAALEEAVSKTQAIFNTATDGILTFTSSSLEITKANPSAEKIFGYPFSELMGLSLDRLIVLPEQTIGDRLMVLQQLLKPGRHEVFGLRSNGEIFPLEATAIEAVLHDNHTFYVGTFRDITQRKLTEEALANANQEILALNKQLQAENFRMSTELDVARKLQKILLPTDRDMSEIMELDICAFMEPASEVGGDYYDILPHSRGVKIAIGDVTGHGLESGVLSIMVQTAVRTLLETKQENSQHFLDILNRTIYHNVHRMRSEKNLTFMMLDYDRGSLKVSGQHEELLIVRRDGTIERIDTIDLGIPLGLEEEMSDFFTSISIQLSPGDGGILYTDGITESIGPNGKYYGLRRLCDRISALWGESVEDVRDGIIHDVRLHLGEATSNDDITLVVFKRKNEELPEVSE encoded by the coding sequence ATGAACGTGACTGATACCCTGTGGATTCTAGTCTGTTCTGGACTGGTATTTCTCATGCAACCCGGATTCATGTGTCTTGAATCTGGATTGACGCGATCCAAAAATAGCATCAACGTTGCCGTTAAAAACATTGCCGACTTTGGCATTTCGGTCACCTTATTTTGGGCCGTCGGATATGCCCTTATGTTTGGAGAAAGTCTTGCGGGTTGGGTCGGGATTAGCAACTTTTTTATCTCCATCGACAGTGCATCAGTCGCCACATTTTTTCTCTTCCAAACCATGTTTTGCAGCACCTCGACCACCATTGTCTCCGGGGCAGTTGCAGAACGAATGAAATTTATCTCTTACCTAGTTGTTTCTAGCCTAGTTTCCGGCCTGATCTATCCCGTATTTGGCGGTTGGGCTTGGAGCGGTATCAATGGCGCCCAAGCCTTAGGTTGGCTCGGTCGCCTGGGATTTATCGATTTTGCCGGTTCTACCGTCGTTCATAGCGTCGGAGCTTGGGTCTCCCTCGCCGTTCTTCTCATCGTCGGCCCCCGCGCCGGTCGCTTTCGCTACTCCGGGGGGCCGCGCAAAATTCATGGGTCAAATATGCAACTGGCCGTTTTGGGAACCATGCTCCTTTGGTTCGGGTGGTTGGGATTTAATGGAGGCAGCAACTTAGCTCTCGATGACAAGGTTCCGGAAATTATGGTCAATACCATTATGGCCGGTGCATCCGGGATGATAACTGGGGCTGCCATTAGTTGGCATCGACGCAAAATTCCGCAAGTGGAAGCCCTAATGAACGGATCTCTGGCAGGTTTAGTGGCGATAACCGCTTCTTGCTATGCAGTGACTACCGCAGAAGCCGTCATTATTGGGGTCATCGGTGCCGGAGTGATGATGCTGGTTGCCCAACTGTTGGAAGACTGGAAAATTGACGATGCCGTGGATGCGATCGCGGTTCATGGAGGAGCAGGTATTTGGGGAACCCTTGCCGTCGCTTGGTTTGGCGATCCCGAAATTCTGGGCACGGGCTTGGAGTTTCGCGAACAGTTGGGCGTGCAAGTGCTGGGTATTATTGTGGCAGGAGCTTGGGCGTTTTCCATGACTTACGTTCTGCTCTGGTTCATTAACCGAACGATATCTTTGCGGGTATCCCTGGCAGAAGAAAAAGTGGGTTTGAATATTTCCGAACACGAAGCAAAAACGGAAATTCACGACCTGTTCCAAGTCATGAACGAACAAGCGAAAAACCAGGATCTGAGTTTGCGCGTTCCTGTAGAACCCTTTACCGAAGTCGGTCAAATTGCCCATCGCTACAATCAAGTGATGGCAGCCTTAGAAGAAGCGGTGAGCAAAACCCAAGCCATCTTTAATACGGCAACTGATGGCATTTTAACCTTTACTTCCTCCAGCCTGGAAATTACGAAAGCCAATCCCAGTGCCGAGAAAATTTTCGGCTATCCCTTTTCTGAGTTAATGGGATTATCTCTCGATCGCTTAATTGTGCTTCCAGAACAAACAATAGGCGATCGCCTCATGGTCTTGCAACAGTTACTTAAACCAGGACGCCATGAGGTTTTCGGGTTGCGATCGAATGGAGAAATATTTCCTTTGGAAGCGACGGCGATCGAGGCTGTCTTGCACGATAATCATACCTTTTATGTGGGTACATTTCGCGATATCACCCAACGCAAACTGACTGAGGAAGCTTTAGCCAATGCCAATCAAGAAATCTTGGCTTTGAATAAACAACTGCAAGCCGAAAATTTTCGCATGAGTACGGAATTAGATGTGGCGCGGAAACTACAAAAAATTTTACTTCCAACCGATCGCGATATGTCTGAAATCATGGAGTTGGATATTTGTGCGTTTATGGAGCCGGCTTCCGAAGTTGGGGGCGATTATTATGATATTTTACCCCACTCTCGTGGCGTAAAAATTGCCATTGGCGATGTCACCGGTCATGGCTTGGAAAGTGGTGTTCTATCGATTATGGTGCAAACAGCAGTTCGGACGTTATTAGAAACCAAACAGGAAAACTCCCAACATTTCCTCGATATTCTCAATCGCACGATTTATCACAACGTACATCGAATGCGATCGGAGAAAAATTTAACGTTTATGATGTTGGACTACGATCGCGGCTCCTTAAAAGTTAGCGGCCAGCACGAAGAACTGTTAATTGTTCGCCGGGATGGAACAATCGAACGAATTGATACCATCGATCTGGGGATTCCACTAGGACTCGAAGAAGAGATGAGCGATTTTTTTACGTCCATCTCGATTCAACTCTCTCCGGGAGATGGAGGTATCTTATATACCGATGGAATTACCGAGTCGATCGGTCCTAATGGTAAATATTATGGCTTGAGACGATTGTGCGATCGCATCAGCGCTCTCTGGGGTGAATCCGTGGAAGACGTGCGCGATGGGATTATTCACGATGTACGATTGCATCTGGGTGAGGCTACTTCCAACGACGATATTACTCTCGTTGTCTTTAAGCGTAAGAATGAAGAGCTACCAGAAGTGAGTGAATGA